The following are encoded in a window of Cygnus atratus isolate AKBS03 ecotype Queensland, Australia chromosome 20, CAtr_DNAZoo_HiC_assembly, whole genome shotgun sequence genomic DNA:
- the LIMK1 gene encoding LIM domain kinase 1 isoform X1, with translation MRLMLLCCTWRDEPMGEEEGSDLPVCASCGQGIYDGQYLQALNADWHADCFRCCECGASLSHQYYEKDGRLYCKKDYWARFGELCHGCAEQITKGLVMVAGEQKYHPECFSCLNCHTFIGDGDTYALVERSKLYCGHCYYQMVVTPVIEQILPDSPGSRIPHTVTLVSIPACSDGKRGFSVSIDQHCGTQGCGAEHSRTVRVREVDPDCISPDMKNSIHVGDRILEINGTPIGHVPLDEIDLLIQETSRLLQLTIEHDPHEPLARESALACSPLTDLRSPLRSPAPTPCGELGAMRQRTVMRSCSTDKSPGSSSVGSPASQRKDIGRSESLRVVSRAHRIFRPSDLIHGEVLGKGCFGQAIKVTHRETGEVMVMKELIRFDEETQRTFLKEVKVMRCLEHPNVLKFIGVLYKEKRLNFITEYIKGGTLRGLIKSMDSHYPWSQRVSFAKDIAAGMAYLHSMNIIHRDLNSHNCLVRENKSVVVADFGLARLMVDEKNQPEHLKNLKKPDRKKRYTVVGNPYWMAPEMINGRSYDEKVDIFSFGIVLCEIIGRVSADPDYLPRTTDFGLNVRGFLDRYCPPACPPSFFPIAVCCCDLDPEKRPSFGKLEQWLETLRMHLDIHLPLSSQLEQLTRAFWETHRRGEGGLPPHPELPDRAPHLHPV, from the exons ATGAGGTtgatgctgctgtgctgcacctgGAGGGACGAGCCcatgggggaggaggaag GGAGCGACCTGCCGGTGTGTGCGAGCTGCGGCCAGGGCATCTACGACGGGCAGTACCTGCAGGCGCTGAACGCCGACTGGCACGCCGACTGCTTCAG GTGCTGTGAGTGCGGGGCGTCGCTGTCCCACCAGTACTACGAGAAGGATGGGCGGCTGTACTGCAAGAAGGACTACTGGGCGCGCTTCGGGGAGCTGTGCCATGGCTGCGCCGAGCAGATCACCAAGGGGCTCGTCATG GTGGCCGGGGAGCAGAAGTACCACCCCGAGTGCTTCAGCTGCCTCAACTGCCACACGTTCATCGGGGACGGGGACACTTACGCGCTGGTGGAGCGCTCCAAGCTGTACTG CGGGCACTGCTATTACCAGATGGTGGTGACGCCGGTCATCGAGCAGATCCTGCCCGACTCGCCGGGCTCCCGCATCCCACACACCGTCACCCTCGTCTCCATCCCCGCCTGCTCCGACGGCAAGCGCGGCTTCTCCGTCTCCATCGACCAGCACTGTGGCACCCAGGGCTGCGGCGCCGAGCACTCGCGCACCGTCCGTGTCCGAGA GGTGGACCCGGACTGCATCAGCCCTGACATGAAGAACTCCATCCACGTGGGTGACCGCATCCTGGAGATCAACGGCACGCCCATCGGCCACGTGCCGCTGGACGAG ATCGACCTGCTGATCCAGGAGACCAGCCGTCTGCTCCAGCTGACCATCGAGCATGATCCCCACGAGCCCCTGGCCCGCGAGTCGGCGCTGGCGTGCAGCCCCCTAACTGACCTGCGCAGCCCCCTGCGCTCCCCGGCCCCCACGCCCTGCGGGGAGCTCGGTGCCATGCGCCAGCGCACCGTCAT gaggagctgcagcacgGACAAGTCGCCAGGCTCCAGCTCGGTGGGCTCGCCCGCCTCCCAGCGCAAGGACATCGGCCGCTCCGAGTCGCTGCGCGTCGTCTCCCGCGCCCACCGCATCTTCCGCCCCTCCGACCTGATCCACGGCGAGGTGCTGGGCAAGGGCTGCTTCGGCCAGGCCATCAAG GTGACGCACAGGGAGACGGGTGAGGTGATGGTCATGAAGGAGCTGATCCGCTTCGACGAGGAGACGCAGAGGACCTTCCTCAAAGAG GTGAAGGTGATGCGCTGCCTGGAGCACCCCAACGTACTGAAGTTCATTGGGGTGCTCTACAAGGAGAAGAGGCTCAACTTCATCACCGAGTACATCAAGGGGGGCACCTTGCGGGGCCTCATCAAGAGCATG GACAGCCACTACCCCTGGAGCCAGCGGGTCAGCTTCGCCAAGGACATCGCCGCCGGCATG GCCTACCTCCACTCCATGAACATCATCCACCGCGACCTCAACTCCCACAACTGCCTGGTGCGGGAG AACAAGAGCGTGGTGGTGGCTGATTTCGGGCTGGCGCGGCTCATGGTGGATGAGAAGAACCAGCCCGAGCATCTCAAGAACCTGAAGAAGCCGGACCGCAAGAAGCGCTACACGGTGGTGGGCAACCCGTACTGGATGGCCCCCGAGATGATCAACG GGAGGAGCTATGATGAGAAGGTGGACATCTTCTCCTTCGGCATCGTCCTCTGCGAG ATCATCGGCCGGGTCAGCGCCGACCCCGACTACCTGCCCCGCACCACCGACTTTGGCCTCAATGTCCGGGGCTTCCTGGACCGCTACTGcccccccgcctgccccccCAGCTTCTTCCCCATTGCCGTCTGCTGCTGCGACCTGGACCCCGAGAAGCG GCCATCCTTTGGCAAGCTGGAGCAGTGGCTGGAAACCCTGCGCATGCACCTGGACATCCACCTGCCGCTGAGCTcgcagctggagcagctcacCCGAGCCTTTTGGGAGACGCACCGGAGGGGCgagggggggctgcccccccaCCCTGAGCTCCCCGACAGAGCCCCCCACCTGCACCCCGTCTAA
- the LIMK1 gene encoding LIM domain kinase 1 isoform X2: MLAAVLRKSRALSAGAKCCECGASLSHQYYEKDGRLYCKKDYWARFGELCHGCAEQITKGLVMVAGEQKYHPECFSCLNCHTFIGDGDTYALVERSKLYCGHCYYQMVVTPVIEQILPDSPGSRIPHTVTLVSIPACSDGKRGFSVSIDQHCGTQGCGAEHSRTVRVREVDPDCISPDMKNSIHVGDRILEINGTPIGHVPLDEIDLLIQETSRLLQLTIEHDPHEPLARESALACSPLTDLRSPLRSPAPTPCGELGAMRQRTVMRSCSTDKSPGSSSVGSPASQRKDIGRSESLRVVSRAHRIFRPSDLIHGEVLGKGCFGQAIKVTHRETGEVMVMKELIRFDEETQRTFLKEVKVMRCLEHPNVLKFIGVLYKEKRLNFITEYIKGGTLRGLIKSMDSHYPWSQRVSFAKDIAAGMAYLHSMNIIHRDLNSHNCLVRENKSVVVADFGLARLMVDEKNQPEHLKNLKKPDRKKRYTVVGNPYWMAPEMINGRSYDEKVDIFSFGIVLCEIIGRVSADPDYLPRTTDFGLNVRGFLDRYCPPACPPSFFPIAVCCCDLDPEKRPSFGKLEQWLETLRMHLDIHLPLSSQLEQLTRAFWETHRRGEGGLPPHPELPDRAPHLHPV, encoded by the exons ATGCTGGCGGCGGTGCTGAGGAAGAGCCGTGCGCTGAGCGCCGGAGCCAA GTGCTGTGAGTGCGGGGCGTCGCTGTCCCACCAGTACTACGAGAAGGATGGGCGGCTGTACTGCAAGAAGGACTACTGGGCGCGCTTCGGGGAGCTGTGCCATGGCTGCGCCGAGCAGATCACCAAGGGGCTCGTCATG GTGGCCGGGGAGCAGAAGTACCACCCCGAGTGCTTCAGCTGCCTCAACTGCCACACGTTCATCGGGGACGGGGACACTTACGCGCTGGTGGAGCGCTCCAAGCTGTACTG CGGGCACTGCTATTACCAGATGGTGGTGACGCCGGTCATCGAGCAGATCCTGCCCGACTCGCCGGGCTCCCGCATCCCACACACCGTCACCCTCGTCTCCATCCCCGCCTGCTCCGACGGCAAGCGCGGCTTCTCCGTCTCCATCGACCAGCACTGTGGCACCCAGGGCTGCGGCGCCGAGCACTCGCGCACCGTCCGTGTCCGAGA GGTGGACCCGGACTGCATCAGCCCTGACATGAAGAACTCCATCCACGTGGGTGACCGCATCCTGGAGATCAACGGCACGCCCATCGGCCACGTGCCGCTGGACGAG ATCGACCTGCTGATCCAGGAGACCAGCCGTCTGCTCCAGCTGACCATCGAGCATGATCCCCACGAGCCCCTGGCCCGCGAGTCGGCGCTGGCGTGCAGCCCCCTAACTGACCTGCGCAGCCCCCTGCGCTCCCCGGCCCCCACGCCCTGCGGGGAGCTCGGTGCCATGCGCCAGCGCACCGTCAT gaggagctgcagcacgGACAAGTCGCCAGGCTCCAGCTCGGTGGGCTCGCCCGCCTCCCAGCGCAAGGACATCGGCCGCTCCGAGTCGCTGCGCGTCGTCTCCCGCGCCCACCGCATCTTCCGCCCCTCCGACCTGATCCACGGCGAGGTGCTGGGCAAGGGCTGCTTCGGCCAGGCCATCAAG GTGACGCACAGGGAGACGGGTGAGGTGATGGTCATGAAGGAGCTGATCCGCTTCGACGAGGAGACGCAGAGGACCTTCCTCAAAGAG GTGAAGGTGATGCGCTGCCTGGAGCACCCCAACGTACTGAAGTTCATTGGGGTGCTCTACAAGGAGAAGAGGCTCAACTTCATCACCGAGTACATCAAGGGGGGCACCTTGCGGGGCCTCATCAAGAGCATG GACAGCCACTACCCCTGGAGCCAGCGGGTCAGCTTCGCCAAGGACATCGCCGCCGGCATG GCCTACCTCCACTCCATGAACATCATCCACCGCGACCTCAACTCCCACAACTGCCTGGTGCGGGAG AACAAGAGCGTGGTGGTGGCTGATTTCGGGCTGGCGCGGCTCATGGTGGATGAGAAGAACCAGCCCGAGCATCTCAAGAACCTGAAGAAGCCGGACCGCAAGAAGCGCTACACGGTGGTGGGCAACCCGTACTGGATGGCCCCCGAGATGATCAACG GGAGGAGCTATGATGAGAAGGTGGACATCTTCTCCTTCGGCATCGTCCTCTGCGAG ATCATCGGCCGGGTCAGCGCCGACCCCGACTACCTGCCCCGCACCACCGACTTTGGCCTCAATGTCCGGGGCTTCCTGGACCGCTACTGcccccccgcctgccccccCAGCTTCTTCCCCATTGCCGTCTGCTGCTGCGACCTGGACCCCGAGAAGCG GCCATCCTTTGGCAAGCTGGAGCAGTGGCTGGAAACCCTGCGCATGCACCTGGACATCCACCTGCCGCTGAGCTcgcagctggagcagctcacCCGAGCCTTTTGGGAGACGCACCGGAGGGGCgagggggggctgcccccccaCCCTGAGCTCCCCGACAGAGCCCCCCACCTGCACCCCGTCTAA